The DNA window tgacaacagcagcatcTTCTCtgaagtgaaaaaattttcaggCCGATTTTGCGTCGTCGAAGATGGTGGACGTTCTACGCGGGAACAATCAAGAACACGAGGTCCAGTCTCACTCAATTCCTGTAGACTTTGACGCGTTgcttgttgctgctgggtTTGTTACTCACGTGTGTTGGCCTCTTCTTATTCTAatcaatttttcagttctAGCTTTTGTAATAACAGAAGTAAATTGGATTGAACCTGCGTTTAACTCTGCGAAGGTATTGGTGTCTATCCCCCCTCCACCGTGTCAATCCGGATAATAACGaaatgctgctgctgtcaATTGTTTCGTTTCTGTTTGCGCTGAATGTGACGAGTGCTGCGTCCTCGAACTACGCACCGTTTGCCATCAACCTCCCCGCTTTCTCGAAGGAGTGTTTGTACCACGAATTGCTGTCCGATGACGACTCGCTCGTCGTTGGGTACCAAGTTCTCACCGGTGGGAACTTCGAGGTTGACTTCACGATCAACTCTCCAGACGGGACCGAGATTGTCAACgagaagcagaagaagtacTCGGACTTTGTGCTGAAGTCGTTTGGTGTTGGTGAGTACAAGTTTTGCTTTGCGAACTCGTACGGGACTGCGTTGAAGAAGGTTGAGGTGACCCTCGAGTTGGAGGAAACGCTGAACCACGAGAACGACAACGCGGAAGACATCTTCGCGAACAACGCGATCGCAGAGATCGACCGTAACCTTAACAAGGTCACGAAAGTGCTCAACTACCTCCGCGCGAGAGAGTGGAGGAACATGTCCACGGTGACGTCCACAGAGTCCCGCCTGAAGTGGCTCTCCCTCCTCGTCATGCTTATCATGGTCGGCATCAGCGTCTTGCAGGCCATCATCATCCagctgttcttcaagaaccGCCAGAAGAACTACGTCTAAGCATGCGGCAAAGTCATTGAACCAATTGGTGCCGGTAAACCACACGTTGGAGTCACTCCAGTACATAGCTACATACGAAAGAACGAGTAAACTTGACGCCACGTTTAGAGCGTGAGCTGCAGGGTCAGAGCCAATCGTTGCCAGCGCCGTTGGCTCTGGCACCAGCCCTCTCCCTGGCTCAATTCGAGTTCCAGTACGTCAGTACCAGCGTCCCCAAGAACGAGGCCCTGAACACGTTCACGCTCTCGATGCGGGCGTACTGCGAAAGCCACTGGCCCTGTGCTTTGCCGAACTTGATGAGTTGCTCGCCACGGACGTCGACGAGCCCCCTCGCACGGAGCCA is part of the Huiozyma naganishii CBS 8797 chromosome 4, complete genome genome and encodes:
- the ERP2 gene encoding Erp2p (similar to Saccharomyces cerevisiae ERP4 (YOR016C) and ERP2 (YAL007C); ancestral locus Anc_7.108) gives rise to the protein MLLLSIVSFLFALNVTSAASSNYAPFAINLPAFSKECLYHELLSDDDSLVVGYQVLTGGNFEVDFTINSPDGTEIVNEKQKKYSDFVLKSFGVGEYKFCFANSYGTALKKVEVTLELEETLNHENDNAEDIFANNAIAEIDRNLNKVTKVLNYLRAREWRNMSTVTSTESRLKWLSLLVMLIMVGISVLQAIIIQLFFKNRQKNYV